The DNA segment AGATATTTGTGCCAAATAATAATTtcaatttgattatttatgttAGATTAATGCAACTTTTGATGATAATAAGATTATAGATTAGATTAGATTAGATAAACGTAATTACGTAAATGGTTAGGTTGAATCTTGAAAGAGTGGATAAATATCCATGATGACGTGTTTATCTTACATGCACTATTTTTGTAATGTTCTACACACTCCTATTACGTgccaaatttaatttaatattaattatatgtgtTATTTTCAATCTGAATTTACCTTATTATCCTTCAGCTTTAAACAAATTCTTACTTCTGATACCTATTATTTTGGGGGGCATTTTAGTCTTTTTGAACTTGTTGTCCAAAGCACAAAGAGCAAAACGTCATCGTTCTGCTACCAACGCAAAACTCAAACTTTATGTTGCAGTGAGAGAGAATTAGGATCctcatcttcttctctttctttctcagtcattcattcatcaaattcaagcATTTTCCTCATTCTTCACTCTCACTCAGGtatctcttttctttattcTGTTCGTTTTTCTCCATTATTCAGTTTCAATTTTGCCCCTTGTTAATTTGCTATCattttttcaattcaatttaacatCTTTCCGATTACAATTAACCATTTAAGGGAAAGGGAATTGCGGGTTTTGTTcaaattttcatcttttttttgtatgatttttgttattattgtaTGGTGATTGATTCAAATAATTTGTTGAAGGGTTGGAAGATGAGAATTTGTGGAGCAGGTATTGGTTGATCCTAAATACTTTAAATGAGATTGTTAAATGTTAGTTGAGTGATTGAGTATCATCTAGCTGAATTTATAAACAATGcattttattgatttaaaagtgaTATACTTCTCATTTTGCCACTTCTAGAAGTGTTATGTTATATGAGTTGGCTCAATGTAAGAGAAAGAGtgaattgaaaaaaagaaacaagaaaaaacaaaattttcctTCTAGAAAAAAGGTTTAGTGCACATGCGTCTTCCACTCCCCAACATCTATAATAATCTATTTATAAAAGCAATGATGTATAGACCATGGAGATTGGATTAGTCCAGCTGTCTGAGTgacaaaatttaacaaataaataaactttattaGTACACAAATTTTGAGCAATTGATATGGATTTGTTATTACAGCTGGCCAGATGGGAAAATCTATGAACATAGAAGCTTATAATATATATGTCTTAGGTTTTTGTCTTTCACTGAGTGAATACTAATAGTCAAACCATAAGGCACTTTTTATATACATCATAATAACAAGGTTCTTTTGTCCATTTGTCTGATTATAAGCATAGAAGGGAAAACATTGGTTATACCTACATGTATTTTTAAAGAGAGGGTGGTTACATGAACAAAGGTATTGTAGCATCATCGAGTTTCAAATTAAGGTTGTGAATTGTGATAGTTAATCATTGTTGTATGTGATGATTTTGCAGCTTTTAGTCTATAGCTTTGGTACCTGCAAAGTGTTAACACACACATAGTGAAGATATCCAGTACAAGAGTGAATGCAATTTGTGTGTATGCATATATGTATGTACGTACGTATGAATGTGATTCTTCATTCATAATCATGTTAGACTATAAATGCTGTCCACTTAATTTTGCAAAAGTTCCATTTCTTTATAGCAATATATATAGTTCATTGGTAGTATAGAACTCTTCTTTACTGATAATTGGTCAATTTGAAATGTTTATTTTTAAGCTGTGATGTTGTTATTTTCTTGGAAATGGTAGATTGTTAATTTCTTCGATAGGAGGACTCACATTTTACTTAAAATTCTGAGCAGCTAGCTGCAGCAGCATTGCTACAACATCCAATTCCATTTTAGTGTATATCTCTTCGTCTATTTCCAGCCCTTCCAAAACCAAGTTCCTTCCATCACTCTCTAGATTTTCTGTTGGACGCTCGTGCTTCTTCCCCCAAACTCGTTCCCATATTACCGTCAAACCCTCCATGAACCTGTTGAACAGACTTGGATTTGGTAGCACAAGGGCACCAGAGAACATGGATTCCACAATTCCTCAGGGACCGGATGATGACATCCCGGCACCAGGGCAGCAGTTTGCCCAGTTTGGCGCTGGCTGCTTCTGGGGTATCGAATTGGCCTTCCAAAGAGTGCCTGGGGTATCCAAGACTGAGGTTGGTTACACACAAGGGTTTTTGCATAACCCGACCTATGAGGATGTGTGTTCAGGGACCACAAACCACTCAGAGGTTGTAAGGGTCCAATATGATCCGAAAGAATGTAACTTCGACACACTGCTTGATGTGTTCTGGGATAAACATGATCCTACTACACCGAATCGACAGGTATATACGATTTTTTAAGCTAAGATGATATGTTAATTAGAAGTTAGAACTCATATTGCTATCTAATAGGAGATAAGAACCAAGAAGGGAGACACATCAGTGAAGCTTCTTCTTTGATTGTTAGAGTTGAAGGATTTAATTCATATTACATCTATATAAGCGTCTTTTAATATGCTTCCTTTTGTTACATTTTTCTCCCTTTCCTCCTTGGTTCTTGTCTTTAAATTTCTGGTTTCATTTGTTTCTTGAAttctctcttttattattaatgaCAGTTTGATCTTCCTTTGTGATAGGGAAATGATGTTGGAACACAGTACAGATCCGGAATATACTTCTACACTCCCGAACAAGAGAAGGCGGCCAAGGAATCTTTGGAGCAACGGCAGAAGCAGTTGAACAGGAAGATTGTTACCGAGATCCTTCCTGCCAAGAAGTTCTACCGCGCAGAAGAGTACCATCAGCAGTACCTTGCAAAAGGGGGTCGATTTGGTTTCAAGCAATCAGCTGCCAAAGGATGCAACGACCCGATTCGATGCTATGGTTAAAGTGTTGAGTGAATAACAGTCACAGCTTAATAGATGTTAAAAGCTCATAGTTTGTTTGGTAAGTATTTTGTTAATATTATGTCAACATAGCTTGTTCACACTGTTTTTTGTAAGTTGAAGATTGAGATAGCTATAATTTGAGCTTTAGAGTTGTATAtcttgattttatatttatgattttgCTATGAAGTGGGAAGTATTACAGTGATAATTATAagcattgttttttttttttttgggtatttaAANNNNNNNNNNNNNNNNNNNNNNNNNNNNNNNNNNNNNNNNNNNNNNNNNNNNNNNNNNNNNNNNNNNNNNNNNNNNNNNNNNNATAAGGTAGCCCCTCTTTCATCCTCCATAAGCATTGTATCTATTCCAATGCATTCTATGCTgcttggctttttttgctttttgattAGTCTCAAACATGGAAAAGGGGAGGGCCAGCATGTATGGAAATTGACCTTACAAGCCAATAAAGTAAAAGTAGAGAATGTTATTTTTGAAATCatattatgttttgaattgattGATGAGCTAAATTTTCTCAGTTTGGATTCATGAGAAGtgataaaataatacaattgtGAAAATTATCTCTATAAGGAAAAAAGGGTGCCTTAGGAGCACCTTGTTTTGGGTTATTGAAGTCCAAATTTTCACTTTTGAAAAGTCCAAACCTCCGTAACCAACTATAAAATATAAGCCTATATTAAGACTTTGGAAATGTCTTTGTGTGAAAATAATAGTTAAGATGTTAACATATATTNNNNNNNNNNNNNNNNNNNNNNNNNNNNNNNNNNNNNNNNNNNNNNNNNNNNNNNNNNNNNNNNNNNNNNNNNNNNNNNNNNNNNNNNNNNNNNNNNNNNNNNNNNNNNNNNNNNNNNNNNNNNNNNNNNNNNNNNNNNNNNNNNNNNNNNNNNNTACCACCACCACCTTGATCTAAATCAGCATCAATCTCATCTAAGAAAATATAACACATTATCaataaattaaagatcaaaGCTATTGTAATTTATTGTATGTTCAATAAACTATAATACTCACCAAGCAAGTCTTCAATATTACTTGGAAGATCAGGCTCTTTTTCAACAACCTCTTCCGTCACCCAAAAATCGACGTTATCAATAGTTTCAATATCGATTGGATCATATTGCGACTttagctttcttttttttctttcattcctaacaaattaaatacaatatatgatAAGCCTAGTATATTAGCTATACAAAATCTAATGATATGAAATGAAAGGATGAAATATAAATTACCTGGATTTAAGAcgcaaattatatgtaatatacACAATATCACTTAGCCTATCATGCTCCAATCTATTCCTTCTTGCTGTATGAATTTGATCAAAAAGACTCCAATTCCTTTCACACCCTGAAGAAGCAGATGCTTGGCTAAGAATGCGAACTGCCATTTTTTGTAAACATGGAGCAGAACTACCAAACAACCTCCACCATTCATCTACAAATTACAATCCCATATCTCAAGTATTAGTTATCAAATTAAGGaaaccaaaacataaaataagtaaataactaaAGCTTATTATCAAACAGATATTATTACCAGGTTGAAGTTTTTTTGCAGCTGGAACAGCTTCAGGCCTATCAAAGCTTTCCTTTCGATCTCTATATAAGTGTATTTCTTTCATTGCCTCAACTGAATCTAAATTATTAACCTTGCAATGCAATGTAACAAGATCAAGTAAAGCTCGCATGACATCAGGTGATTCTCTATAATTTTCAGAAAAAAAGCAATCAGGATTCAAGAAATAGGCTGCTGCGTGAAGATTTTTTTCAAATGTTTGTCCCATCTTGAGTTGATAATCTCTGTGTAAGGTTGATATGCACTCTTCCTATGCTTGAACATTTCTTTGATTCCATTTTCTGACCTCAGCATACCTTCATAAACAATTCCCAATGATGGTTTATCATCGGCATCTACCAACCTCAGCAATTTAATCAACGGACTCACAATTTGGCATACAGTAAAACAATCATCCCAAAATTTATTGTCTAGGATAATTGCACTCACAGCTCTCTCATTGGCACTCCTTCCTAATTTGTGTCCGGTAAAGTGTGTATCAACAACCAATTGTTGTAATTCCGATTTGCTCTCAAAGATACTCATCAATGTGAGGAAGACAGTGGCAAAACGAGTTGCACCTGGACGAACAATCACCCTCCAATCCTCTTTTTGTCTTAGCCAGGACAAGAACACCGTATGATTATATACAAACACGGTAATTTTTGAAGCACGTGTTGCAAGGTTAGAAATATGTGGCATGCTGCTTATATCTTTTAGAATAAGATTCAAGCAATGAGCAGCACAAGGTGACCAgtgaatattttcaaatttcttattAATAAGCCTACCAGCAGCAACATAATTCGCAGCATTATCAGTCACTACATGAACAACATTATCAGGTCCAATCCATTCAATCACCTCTAAAAACAAGTCACACAAGCTAGAAGCATTTTTAACCATACTTGAGGCATCTACAGATTTCACAAAGCACAACCCTTTCGaacaataaaccaaaaaattaatcaatGTTCTTTGCCTTTAATCTGTCCAACCATCAGCCATGAGAGTACATCCAGTTTCTTTCCAAGCAGACCTATAGCTATCAACAACCATTTGACACTCCCTTTTGAGATCGGCTAATAAGTTAACCCTCAAAGAGTCATAAGAAGGACCTTTATAACCAGGCCCAAAGCCAGCTACACCATCCAACATATCTTGAAAAAAAGGTGACATAACCACATTGAAAGGAATCCTACAATCCAAAAGCCATCTAGCCACTCGCTTATCAACTTCATGAAGCGCCTCTTTGTTTTGAAACACGCTTTTCAGACTTGGTTGACTTTCCGGAGTTGTTCTTGGTGCAAACATAGGAGGAATAATGATTTCTGCTTTCTTTTTTGGATCGCCTCCAACAACCTCCTTAGTTGGTAACTGACTCGGAGTTTGTTGTTCCTCTTGCGCTATTACTTCATCAATTGTATCCTCACACTCATCGGTACCTTCTTCGTTGAAACTTACTTTCCTTTTACTAGTTTTACTTTTCTGAATCTCTTTCAACAAACCTTCCATTTGTTTTTCTACATCATACGGGACCTTAGAACACTTCTTAATGTCTCCACCTATCTTCGCCAAATGCTTTTTCATTCTATTAATTCCCCCGCCCCCAAAAGTACTCAGACAAAATAAGCATTGGTAATGCGGTTTTCCATTTATATTCTGTAAAGCAACGTATCTCCAAGCAGGATCAGTTTTCCCCCGAACACTAGAAGTTTGTGACTGATTTTCGTTACTCACGGGAGGAAGAGAACATTCATTCGAAGCAGAATTATTTTCAGCATTATTATTCCTAGGTAGGTCTTGGTTGATACTTTCTTCTATACCTAAATATTACCAGCAATCCAACCCAATAATCTCAACTCTCAAGTTCACAACAAATGAACATTGAACAAACaacatccaaattccaaaatcagaGTATACAAACAACATCTCAGGTTcaaaaaattcagaattcaattcACAAAATCATCTCTCAAAATCAGAGTATACAAAACGTCAAAACCAGAGTTCACAATGACAAAATCATGTCACAAAATCAGAGTTCACACAATCAGATTTCACAAAATCAgaattcacaaaatcaattcatATTTCATCACAGAATCAGTTCATAATCATATTTCATCACAGTTTCATGACTTCATCAGAGTTCAGTCAGTTCACAGAGTTGATATCACTATATCAGTTCATACAGTTGCACAGACTCagaatttcatcaaaattcttTGTTCACAGAGTTCACAGAGTATCAGATTTCATCACAAAATCATGTTCATAAatcataactaaattaaaaaataaaaattacctggAAATGAGGACTTCAGTTCTTCAACGCTGCTGACGCTTCTCTATTGCTTTCTCTCAGAGGCAGACGCTGACGGCGAAGTGGCTGAGGGCGCTGACCGTGCTGACGCTACTGAGGGCGCGACGCTGCTGAGGTCGCAAGGTTGCTGAGGGTGCGACGCTGCTGAAGGCGCGACGGAGGTGAGTGTGTTGAGGGCTTCAGGCGTTCTGTCTCTCACAGTGGTGGCCGGTGGGTCGTGGTGAGTCGTGGCCTCGTGGCCTCGTGGGAGTTGTTCTGTGGGAGTGGGAGTGTGGGTGTGGGACTGGTTCAATACCGATTATCAAATTCTGCGGTTTCCTTTGTTGACCGAACCACTTTAGCGTCCGGTTCACGGTTCGACCGGCCGGTTCGatccggttttcagaacattgcATATATTATATTAAGTAATTTAGTTACAATGTCAAATTGTTTGACCATTCTCAATTTTTATATGAAGATATCTTTATGTGAATAGTTATCTTAGTTAAATCAACATGCAACTATTATTATTGCTTTTAAGGAGATGaatatgaaattatgaatatggTGAAGATGGTGCCTAACCTAACTTTGCATATAGTCAATTATTTAATGGATGGTGATTGTAGACATGAAAACCCCACACAACGTGGGCTCTTGTCATTTTTGAGCATGTAAACAGACAACATATGCTCTCGTCTATGATCCTTTGCCAACTAATTAGTAGTTACTATCTTATATCACATTTAATTTCTTAGTATAATTTATCATGAGCctacttaatttttgaactcaTGCCTAAATTTTAACATTGTGCATCCAACAATTTATTGGCCGATGATAAATCCTTAAATAGAGCTACGATTCATGATGGATTAGTCATTAATCTGAACCAAaatgaaatatatatagaaGCTAAAAAATAACTCCATTAATTTGATAGTTGCCTTCTTgggatttatttttaaaaaggaaaGAGATTGGGAAACACTCTCTTCAAGAATCTCTAACACATGATAAGTGATAACCTAAAGCATTCTACAAATAGTTTAGAAGTTAAAAGTATGGCAACAATGACAAATATGAGGTGTTTATTTCTTGCGGGGAAAAAAAATGGTCCTATTACCTTTGGGGAGAAGAATTCGTGACAACGATAGACAATAGTATGtccaattattcaattatttggGTGGGTCTAGTTATCTAAATGCTACATATTCTAcgataaattattgttaaaaaattctATATGCACANNNNNNNNNNNNNNNNNNNNNNNNNNNNNNNNNNNNNNNNNNNNNNNNNNNNNNNNNNNNNNNNNNNNNNNNNNNNNNNNNNNNNNtcatatatttttgtatatttttatgtattattttatatatttttaatatgtattctacattttttatatattctatACAAATAACTGATTTTTTATGTGTTTATAGTATGATGGATTATTGTGTCCTTCATATACAATATAATATTGGATACAATTAGTTACTGAATAATTAAGAACCTTTTTTTTAATGGTCAATATGAACTTGATGGCAAAGCTCATTTAGAAAGTTCAATTCAAATTGTGGTCATACCTATAGGTaagccaaataaaaataaagtaaaattaaaaagatattattattgtgTGAAATATGGATTTAGTTCCCTTAAAACACACAGAATTAACCTCTAAGGTTACTATAATCCATCCAAAACTTATATACTATAATCTAAGGATATGcatgttattaaagtttaagGAAATGATTAATTAAGGACTTTATAGTGTACTTGAAGATAATAGTTTTTTGGTGCAACAAGTATGATGAGCGCTCCAAAGGGATTACCACATAAAATTAGGACCCatgatggtgatggtgatggccTGCTTGCTTAGCCAAGTGGGCCAACTAAGAACCTTATATTATATGGATTTTCATGTATTGGGTGGGGGTGGGTCCTTGGCTTTTCATGCATTAATGTAATAAACTAcattgatattattttatattgaaaaaaggaaaaaaaaaaaaaaNNNNNNNNNNNNNNNNNNNNNNNNNNNNNNNNNNNNNNNNNNNNNNNNNNNNNNNNNNNNNNNNNNNNNNNNNNNNNNNNNNNNGAACCCTTATACTTTATAGGTtctaaaatatgattttttttttccccaAAAAATAGGATATCTATTATAGTTTCTCAAGTATTTTTTAACCaaatagattaaaaattaatttttttatcaatttaaattttatttaaaaatttattatcgaccaataaatttttacatacataacaaaaattttgaacttttaataattatttagccAAATGAGtgaattaataatttgattaatctaacttaattattaaaatctattattaaatataataattaagttTTTCACATATCTATCATTTGAATTTAGatcatctaaaataaaaaaattagtaaaataataaaataaaagattaattattattaattttgtaatttctatAAAATGTGCTCTTCACcgtcttaatttaaaaataattaatttatcactTTATCACTTTATCGATTTTGTTTGTTTAGAGGATCTTGATGCCTACTATTCATGTTATAAagttttaaattgttttatttttaaggcaaagtattttaaattttcaaggCAAACTACTATGTTTTCTTTAACAAAAACAATATAGATGATGATATGATGTTGAGATTTTAACTTAATCCCAtgtacaaattttttaattatcttacTAGTATTCCATTTTTATTGGTTAAAATTATCGATTATCTACCTTATCATCTTAGAGTGCATGTAACCTCCTGAAGGGATTTAACACtgtttatattataatttttttcatattaattaatatataaacaaataaaatatataataagttGACCATCATAATGAATCTTTATCAAATTAAGATTAGTAGCCGTTAGCCAACTTTTCCATAGCTTAGGTCTTAGGATTATTATAAGGGTAACCAGATCTAAACCCGAGTTTAAAAGTGAAAAAACacctaataaatataaaatttgttgcTTATTATATTACTTCATATGGTATGGTccgaataattaaaataagtgaTAATGTTATTAGAATGCCAAAACCATGTGATTGCAGTTCTTAAAAATTGGAGGACAAATTTTGGAGTTTATTCCACGTGGCAGATTCTGGTTAGGCCACGTGGAAGCTCCCTCGGATGCCTTTGTAGCTGGgatatttaaagttttaaactgTGTAAGAAAACAAATAGGGAGGACATTCTTATGATGCCATGTGAGGCTGTGATTGTGAACACTGAACATAACCAGCGCGTGATCTTACGCGCTTTGGTAGTGGCGCGTGGTCCTATTTTGCTAattatataatttctttttagaaaaataaaaatattctgaTTCGAGTTTATCAAGTATGGAGAAATGGatactctctctttttttcttgataCTTGAGcaaattttagtttaaattattaacccatgataactttttaaaaagtaaaatatattttttaaattaggaataatttaataataataaatgataattatatctaatttatttgagttaaaaattatttttataaaattatggcTGAATtggtaataaattttttaaatagctgtcaataatatatttaatgtaaataaaaaattttagaataaaattaaaataaaataaaacttaaaaaaatactttacttttttttttttaaactaaagtTCATAGCCTCATGGGCAGTATGTTCCAAATTTCAATTTTGTAGGGAGATGAGAAATGGAAATGGAATGGAAGGAATATTGTTAATATTTGAGTATTGAAtgaaattttcatatattcaATTTTGTATAACACTTAATGCTACATCTTATtatcaaacttaaaatgttggtTTAAGATTGTGCATCAAATTCTCTTTCAATGGTTTCTATTTTACTTTAGTTTTAGTGATTCCCGTaaataaattgttttaaatttcagATTTGGTAATAAATTATGATATTAGAAATTTAATAGTCAAACTACtaaataatttcatattttaaatcaaaGATTTTATCAATCATGTTATGTATATAATTACATGTATAATATATGTTAGaatatataacatatattaaaaatatataaaataacacgTATAAATATACACAAACTtataatgtttaattttttttatgtatgtgtaatttttttaagatatataacaacaataataatatttgttgtAACATTAATACATGATTGATTTAAGCACTTTATCAGTCACTTTAGTTGACAAAGATCTTGACTTTAATTAATAATCATATAATATATGTTTATCTAATCTAATTAGAGCCAGGACATTGTTAGCTGTATAAGGAAATTTGCCAAATAATTTAGacaatagaatatatatttcaaTTGTTTCCATTTTTAAGTTTATAGTAATATAAGGGGTAACAAATGCTTATGgtatgttttgttttatttgaattttctctttcatataatAAGTGTTTCCCATTAATCATACAAATAAACTGCTGGCATTTTTTAATGGTTATCGCAAATTCTCAATGCCACTTTTGCTTAACTATTTATACACATTCAAATCTacagttattaaaattaattattaatataaaatatacattaaatataaattaaataatatatatttatacacaaatatataataattaattttaatatata comes from the Arachis duranensis cultivar V14167 chromosome 7, aradu.V14167.gnm2.J7QH, whole genome shotgun sequence genome and includes:
- the LOC107496386 gene encoding uncharacterized protein LOC107496386 codes for the protein MVKNASSLCDLFLEVIEWIGPDNVVHVVTDNAANYVAAGRLINKKFENIHWSPCAAHCLNLILKDISSMPHISNLATRASKITVFVYNHTVFLSWLRQKEDWRVIVRPGATRFATVFLTLMSIFESKSELQQLVVDTHFTGHKLGRSANERAVSAIILDNKFWDDCFTVCQIVSPLIKLLRLVDADDKPSLGIVYEGMLRESPDVMRALLDLVTLHCKVNNLDSVEAMKEIHLYRDRKESFDRPEAVPAAKKLQPDEWWRLFGSSAPCLQKMAVRILSQASASSGCERNWSLFDQIHTARRNRLEHDRLSDIVYITYNLRLKSR
- the LOC107496482 gene encoding peptide methionine sulfoxide reductase isoform X2 is translated as MNLLNRLGFGSTRAPENMDSTIPQGPDDDIPAPGQQFAQFGAGCFWGIELAFQRVPGVSKTEVGYTQGFLHNPTYEDVCSGTTNHSEVVRVQYDPKECNFDTLLDVFWDKHDPTTPNRQGNDVGTQYRSGIYFYTPEQEKAAKESLEQRQKQLNRKIVTEILPAKKFYRAEEYHQQYLAKGGRFGFKQSAAKGCNDPIRCYG
- the LOC107496482 gene encoding peptide methionine sulfoxide reductase A1 isoform X1, which encodes MRICGAASCSSIATTSNSILVYISSSISSPSKTKFLPSLSRFSVGRSCFFPQTRSHITVKPSMNLLNRLGFGSTRAPENMDSTIPQGPDDDIPAPGQQFAQFGAGCFWGIELAFQRVPGVSKTEVGYTQGFLHNPTYEDVCSGTTNHSEVVRVQYDPKECNFDTLLDVFWDKHDPTTPNRQGNDVGTQYRSGIYFYTPEQEKAAKESLEQRQKQLNRKIVTEILPAKKFYRAEEYHQQYLAKGGRFGFKQSAAKGCNDPIRCYG